DNA from Coriobacteriaceae bacterium:
CGTTGTTTACGGTGCATCACGATATGGGCGATACGCTGGCCTCGAGCGTTATCGCTTGCATGGGTGCCACGCCGCGTCCGGCAGGTTTCGCTGGCGAGGATACCTATCGCGGTCGTGGCGTTTCATATTGCGCAACATGTGACGGCATGTTCTTCCGCGGCAAACAGGTCTTTGTAATCGGTGGTGGCAATTCGGCATGCGAAGAGGCACTGTTCCTGTCAGACATTGCCAGCAGTGTGACCATCGTGCTGCGCCGCGACCAGTTCCGTGCGCCTGATGGTGTTGTTCAGAAAGTACTCGAAAAGGACAATATTACAGTTAGGTACCAAACTAGTATTGTGCAGCTCTCGGGCGAAGCCATGCCAACGACGATCGCCTTTAAGGACAATTCATCCGGGGAAATTCATACCAAGTCATTTGAGCCCGGCTCTTTCGGCATCTTTGTCTATACCGGGACGCAACCCCATACCGAACTTGTCGAGCATCTAGTCGATCTGGCGCCTGATGGCGGCATTCTGACTGATGAATCCATGGCGACCCGCACGCCAGGTCTATTTGCCGCTGGCGATATCCGTTCCAAGCGTTTGCGCCAGGTTGTGACCGCGGTTTCTGACGGAGCCATAGCGGCAACCAGCGCATACGCATTTCTCCGTAGATAAGTACGATAATATATCTTATGTAAGGTTGCTATCTTTAAACAAAGTGGTTGGACGGTGCTTCAATGTGCTGTCCAACCACTTTTACTTAGCGGCTATGTGGTATGCAAGACTAGATAACCTAGAATACAATATAGAAAACGAACGGAGGCCTGTTATGAACCATGTTA
Protein-coding regions in this window:
- a CDS encoding FAD-dependent oxidoreductase, which translates into the protein MNANLSTGGLFMTTDHPIDVAIIGGGPAGYAAAIYAARSNLTTTVIEQGMSGGQIATTNEVENYPGIPLLSGAELGERFQQHAEGLGAQVTWSMVTGIDYDADAALFTVHHDMGDTLASSVIACMGATPRPAGFAGEDTYRGRGVSYCATCDGMFFRGKQVFVIGGGNSACEEALFLSDIASSVTIVLRRDQFRAPDGVVQKVLEKDNITVRYQTSIVQLSGEAMPTTIAFKDNSSGEIHTKSFEPGSFGIFVYTGTQPHTELVEHLVDLAPDGGILTDESMATRTPGLFAAGDIRSKRLRQVVTAVSDGAIAATSAYAFLRR